The sequence below is a genomic window from Syntrophorhabdaceae bacterium.
GGACCCTGTTGATGACCTTCACGTCTTTCAGGCTGCCTCCCTGGGGACCATGATCGAGGAGTATCCTCGTGGCATCGATGATCGTAAGGTGGCTCCTGACAGTGCGATTTATATCAGCGAGGGCGTCGTCCATGTTCCGGTGGATAT
It includes:
- a CDS encoding DUF362 domain-containing protein; the protein is IHRNMDDALADINRTVRSHLTIIDATRILLDHGPQGGSLKDVKVINRVLASTDIVAADAYATTFFNLNPQDISTTAAAHKRGLGEMNLNKIKLIKA